The proteins below come from a single Fusarium verticillioides 7600 chromosome 3, whole genome shotgun sequence genomic window:
- a CDS encoding ATPase → MLGNTVDGDALRRTQSSMWQQQQQPISQQTVEGGQHNPTSSGSSESGVVQEGKWGERGQEDVTAQEAMQEFESLRHNLMSLHKTRTADTHASKAQSRRTSTAARVRSEKHEHEHEHDDDDGSKTDVEAGPEESEGFELGRFMREGHFEKRSEEEGPLKRVGVVYENLTVKGVGSTATFVRTVPDAILGTFGPDLYNVLTRYFPSLRIGKPPTRKLINDFTGCVRDGEMMLVLGRPGAGCSTFLKAISNNRESYAAVEGEVSYSGISAAEQKKHYRGEVNYNGEDDIHFATLSVWKTLAFALTNKTKIKEKADIPVIVDALMKMFGISHTRDTVVGDDFTRGVSGGERKRVSIAETLASKSTVMAWDNSTRGLDASTALDYARSLRIMTDISNRTTLVTLYQAGEGIYELMDKVLVIDQGRQIFSGPANKAKQYFIDLGFECPERQTTADFLTAVTDPTERRFRPGFEHRAPRTPEELESAFRNSPHYQELLADVAAYKESLHQSDYQDAKRFQGAVQDSKSKHVSDKSPYTISFPRQVLACTKREAWLLFGDTTTLWTKLFIIISNGFIVGSLFYGQTEDTASAFSRGGTIFFSILFLGWLQLSELMKAVSGRAVVARHHDYAFYRPSAVSLARVLLDFPVIAVQVCIFGLIMYFMTGLDVDVSKFWIYMLFVYTTTIMVTALYRMFASLSPEIDTAVRFSGISLNLLIIYTGYVIPKTQLLKDYIWFGWLYWINPISYSFEAVLTNELSDRIMECAPSQLVPQGPGVQSGYQGCAISGATVNAQSVSGADYLQATYNYSRSNLWRNFGVVIAFAALYILVTVLATEMVSFTQGGGGALIFKKSRKAKEQARKAEAPVDDEKVVGNGASSSSGVVADPNPGSEDEALEQITDSESIFTWRDIEYTVPYLGGEKKLLNKVSGYAKPGVMVALMGASGAGKTTLLNILSQRTSVGVVTGEMLVDGRSLGADFQRNTGFCLQGDLHDTTQTVREAIEFSAILRQDKSVSRADKLAYVDKIIDLLELNDLQDAVIMCLGVEQRKRLTIGVELAAKPSLLLFLDEPTSGLDSQSAYSIVRFLRKLSRAGQAIICTIHQPSSVLIQQFDMVLALNPGGNTFYFGSMGENGEDVIKYFSDRGAICPPNKNVAEFILETAARPHRRPDGTKVDWNQEWVESEEAQKVLEEIDGLKRVRSSATEGVASSNKEHSEFAAPTWLQTVELTKRMFRQHWRDPSYIYGKFFIAVIFGIFNGFTFWKLGYTMQDMQNRMFTCFLIVTVPPTIVNGVVPKFFTNMALWQAREYPSRIYGWFAFCTANIVSDIPAAVVSAVLYFVLWYWPTGLPTESSVSGYTFLMTLLIFLFMTSWGQWICAFAPSFTVISNVLPFFFVMFGLFNGVVRPYASLPVFWRFWMYYANPSTYWIGGILAATLDGTPVECSSEETAKFDAPPGQTCQEYAGAFADSAGGYLLNPNATSACEFCPMTSGNDYLASLNINASDKWRDFGIFLAFCVSNWMLVYFFIYTVRVRGWSFGFGTIFGGLGKLVDLFKKPFQRKREE, encoded by the exons ATGTTGGGAAACACGGTAGACGGCGATGCTCTTCGCCGCACACAATCTTCTATGtggcaacagcagcaacaacccATTTCTCAACAAACAGTCGAAGGTGGACAACATAACCCTACAAGCAGCGGCTCCTCCGAATCAGGTGTCgtccaagaaggaaaatgggGTGAGCGTGGACAGGAAGATGTCACTGCTCAAGAGGCCATGCAAGAGTTCGAGTCTCTACGTCACAACTTGATGAGCCTACACAAGACAAGAACGGCAGATACGCACGCAAGCAAAGCTCAGAGTAGACGGACGAGTACTGCTGCTCGAGTTCGGTCAGAGAaacatgaacatgaacatgaacatgacgacgatgatggttcCAAGACCGATGTGGAAGCTGGCCCTGAAGAGAGTGAGGGTTTCGAACTTGGTCGCTTTATGCGAGAAGGCCATTTCGAAAAGCGGTCCGAGGAGGAAGGACCTTTGAAGAGAGTTGGTGTTGTGTATGAGAACCTCACTGTCAAAGGCGTCGGAAGCACAGCAACTTTTGTACGAACCGTACCCGATGCTATTCTTGGTACATTCGGCCCCGATCTCTACAATGTCCTCACCAGATACTTTCCTTCTCTCCGGATTGGAAAGCCCCCAACCCGAAAACTCATCAATGATTTCACTGGATGCGTTCGTGATGGCGAGATGATGCTCGTTCTGGGACGGCCTGGCGCTGGGTGCAGTACCTTCCTCAAAGCTATCAGCAACAACCGCGAATCATATGCTGCCGTCGAAGGAGAAGTTTCGTACAGCGGCatttctgctgctgagcagaaaAAGCACTACCGGGGCGAGGTCAACTACAACGGCGAAGATGATATTCACTTTGCTACTCTGAGCGTGTGGAAGACTCTCGCTTTTGCGCTtaccaacaagaccaagatcaaggagaaggccgATATTCCGGTTATCGTGGATGCCCTCATGAAGATGTTTGGTATCAGCCATACAAGAGATACTGTAGTTGGTGATGACTTCACTCGAGGTGTCTCCGGTGGTGAGCGAAAGCGAGTTTCGATTGCAGAGACATTGGCATCGAAGTCTACCGTGATGGCATGGGATAACTCTACTCGAGGATTAGACGCATCGACCGCCCTCGACTACGCACGATCTCTGCGTATCATGACAGACATTAGCAACCGAACCACTCTCGTCACCTTATACCAGGCGGGAGAGGGCATTTACGAGTTGATGGATAAGGTTCTGGTCATCGATCAAGGCCGACAGATCTTCTCCGGACCTGCCAACAAGGCAAAGCAGTATTTCATCGACCTTGGATTCGAATGTCCCGAACGACAGACGACAGCAGACTTCTTGACTGCCGTCACCGATCCGACCGAACGACGCTTCCGACCCGGATTTGAACACCGCGCTCCCCGAACACCAGAAGAGCTCGAGTCGGCTTTCAGGAACTCACCACATTACCAAGAGCTCctggctgatgttgctgccTACAAGGAGTCTCTTCACCAGTCTGACTACCAAGACGCGAAGAGGTTCCAAGGGGCCGTCCAGGATTCGAAGTCAAAGCACGTCTCTGACAAGTCACCATATACCATCTCGTTCCCCCGACAGGTACTTGCTTGCACTAAGCGAGAAGCATGGCTCCTGTTCGGTGATACCACCACACTCTGGAcgaagctcttcatcatcatctccaacgGTTTCATCGTTGGATCTCTCTTCTATGGACAGACTGAGGATACTGCAAGTGCTTTCAGTCGTGGCGgtaccatcttcttctcgattcTCTTCTTAGGCTGGCTTCAGCTTTCTGAGCTGATGAAGGCTGTGTCTGGACGTGCCGTTGTCGCTAGACACCACGACTATGCTTTCTATCGTCCTTCCGCTGTTTCCCTTGCTCGCGTTCTGCTCGACTTTCCTGTTATCGCTGTCCAGGTATGCATCTTTGGTCTCATCATGTACTTCATGACTGGGCTTGATGTGGATGTATCAAAGTTCTGGATCTACATGCTCTTCGTTTATACCACAACCATCATGGTCACAGCCCTGTATCGCATGTTTGCCAGCTTATCCCCAGAGATTGACACGGCTGTGCGATTTTCGGGAATCTCTCTCAACCTGCTCATCATATACACCGGATATGTCATCCCCAAGACTcagttgttgaaggattATATCTGGTTCGGCTGGCTGTACTGGATCAACCCCATCAGTTACAGTTTTGAGGCTGTCTTGACCAACGAGCTTTCCGATAGAATCATGGAATGTGCTCCCTCCCAGCTAGTTCCGCAGGGACCTGGAGTTCAGTCTGGATATCAGGGTTGTGCTATTAGCGGGGCTACAGTCAACGCCCAGTCAGTATCAGGCGCCGATTATCTACAAGCTACCTACAACTATAGCCGATCAAACCTATGGCGGAACTTTGGCGTTGTCATTGCTTTTGCTGCTCTCTATATCCTCGTCACGGTATTGGCAACAGAGATGGTCAGCTTCACCCAAGGTGGGGGTGGtgccttgatcttcaagaagagccGAAAGGCTAAGGAACAAGCACGCAAAGCCGAAGCCCCTGTCGATGACGAGAAAGTCGTTGGAAATGGTGCCAGCAGCTCCTCCGGCGTTGTCGCTGACCCCAACCCAGGCAGTGAAGACGAAGCCTTGGAACAAATTACCGATAGCGAGTCTATCTTCACATGGCGTGATATCGAGTATACAGTTCCATATCTCGGTGGCGAGAAGAAACTTCTGAACAAGGTCAGCGGATATGCTAAGCCTGGTGTCATGGTTGCCCTTATGGGAGCTTCGGGTGCTGGCAAGACGACgcttctcaacattctcTCCCAGCGTACAAGCGTTGGGGTCGTTACAGGTGAGATGCTTGTCGATGGACGATCTCTTGGCGCCGACTTCCAGAGAAACACTGGATTCTGTCTCCAGGGTGACCTGCACGATACAACTCAGACTGTGAGAGAGGCTATTGAGTTCTCTGCCATCCTGCGGCAGGACAAATCCGTCAGCCGTGCTGACAAGCTTGCGTACGTGGACAAGATTATCGACCTGCTGGAACTCAATGACCTGCAAGATGCCGTTATCATGTGTCTCGGAGTGGAACAGCGTAAGCGTCTTACCATCGGCGTTGAATTGGCAGCCAAGCCTTCGCTacttctcttccttgatgagCCCACTTCTGGTCTTGACTCACAGTCTGCTTACTCCATTGTCCGTTTCCTCCGAAAGTTGAGCCGGGCTGGCCAGGCGATCATCTGCACCATTCACCAGCCAAGCTCTGTTCTTATTCAGCAGTTTGATATGGTCCTTGCTCTGAACCCTGGCGGCAACACATTTTACTTTGGCTCTATGGGTGAGAACGGAGAAGACGTCATCAAGTACTTCTCAGACCGCGGTGCTATCTGCCCTCCTAACAAGAACGTCGCCGAATTCATTCTCGAGACTGCTGCACGACCTCACAGGCGACCTGATGGCACCAAAGTTGATTGGAACCAGGAATGGGTTGAAAGTGAGGAAGCTCAAAAAGTGCTTGAAGAAATTGATGGTCTTAAACGAGTTCGAAGTTCCGCAACCGAGGGGGTAGCTTCTTCAAACAAGGAGCACTCTGAATTTGCTGCACCGACCTGGCTTCAGACGGTCGAGTTGACCAAGCGTATGTTCCGACAACACTGGCGCGACCCCTCTTACATCTATGGAAAGTTCTTCATTGCGgtcatctttggcatcttcaatggcttcaccTTCTGGAAACTTGGTTACACGATGCAAGACATGCAGAACCGAATGTTCACTTGCTTCTTGATCGTGACAGTTCCTCCCACCATCGTCAATGGCGTTGTCCCCAAGTTCTTTACCAACATGGCGCTTTGGCAAGCCCGAGAATATCCCTCTCGTATCTACGGATGGTTTGCTTTCTGTACTGCCAACATTGTTTCTGATATCCCAGCAGCTGTAGTGTCGGCAGTGTTGTACTTTGTGTTGTGGTACTGGCCAACTGGACTTCCAACAGAGAGCTCTGTTTCAGGCTATACGTTCCTGATgactcttctcatcttcctcttcatgACAAGCTGGGGACAATGGATCTGCGCGTTTGCCCCTAGCTTTACCGTTATCTCCAAT GTcctgcccttcttctttgtcatgTTCGGTTTGTTCAACGGTGTTGTTCGCCCATACGCCTCACTTCCTGTCTTCTGGAGGTTCTGGATGTACTACGCCAACCCCTCTACATACTGGATTGGAGGCATCCTCGCAGCGACTCTTGATGGCACTCCAGTAGAATGTTCGTCCGAAGAGACTGCCAAGTTTGACGCCCCCCCAGGACAAACATGTCAAGAATATGCAGGAGCATTTGCAGACTCCGCCGGAGGATATCTCCTCAACCCCAATGCCACGAGTGCTTGCGAGTTCTGCCCAATGACTTCTGGTAACGATTACCTAGCGTCACTCAACATTAATGCGAGTGACAAGTGGAGAG ATTTTGGTATCTTCTTAGCATTTTGTGTGTCCAACTGGATGCTCGTTTACTTCTTTATTTACACAGTCCGTGTTCGGGGATGGAGCTTTGGTTTTGGAACGATATTTGGAGGGTTGGGCAAGTTGGTTGATctgttcaagaagccatTTCAGCGAAAGAGGGAGGAGTAA